In Thunnus thynnus chromosome 11, fThuThy2.1, whole genome shotgun sequence, the following proteins share a genomic window:
- the LOC137192076 gene encoding sterile alpha motif domain-containing protein 9-like: MGVKFGPAKLIIHTRDELVKLKKEEPKSFRNQPGGPCKPYPFCRYHDTYRYMESSILDIPESGSLDFVEPCHEYKGFTNTTDETKMSKFTDEVIRFAAACMNSRTNGTIHFGIGDKPEFTHGQVLGVAVEDKEAYLNKLKYAIDGCFEYEDKQAAQMCIRPPRFVGVLNKNMTSSEKYVIEVDVVPESVICERNTYHTFNMDTKKAKKKARGREADKTETTPSEQFFVRDGGSSRNLLTTTTSAKPMEEYNQFVGSVAQRSQLRKQAEEKHLSVIKSSNQGNRLSQMITGGSLSLDKSHFECYVIVTNKSHSIQLESLGFLVELNPTVVLDFDPESAECGLQRHFEQQSTVSVHLPAQYKITEGVEDIANKLKLTRNTSWVFCNGGIKDESPSTIDEWLMDKGTPIRDVISFLCRKDVLPNKRFLVIFLLLSTVSEQMDPLVETFSTFSQELRGTEQILCICDNEKAFTSWKDLIKARCGIDISDKCIYDLNFAEVNGTILSLLSKNRRSSRFLPCGGGSQVLLEKKVERSLSTLEILCMNQCEGGNEDKIAIENFYEGGKVSLWNFYFSEQPGSTPFIKRDKFDFIMNAVIPDLCSLRKACVLFNLIHVPGCGGTTLAMHMLWALRSRYRCAVLRDSNADFAEVAKQVVKLSMYHREEQLPRAPVLLMIDDFDDMKKVNHLQKLIEKECVKKDIQFKSAQVILLNCMRSESSELTESTVNTVFIGNKLSEVEQKHFLNAETFYGFMFNKVNLNPEYIQGVVQNTLKNFNKNEKHAQLLAVLTLLNVYGNGASLSSSICHKFLGLQPTPVCGTDRVEERFGKFSTLIASREVKGKGSIQGCGNYRSKFCAVLFAGNYINSQDDNS, encoded by the coding sequence ATGGGTGTGAAATTTGGACCTGCAAAACTTATCATTCATACCAGAGATGAGTTAGTGAAGTTAAAGAAAGAGGAACCAAAAAGTTTTAGAAACCAACCTGGAGGACCCTGCAAGCCCTATCCATTTTGTAGGTACCATGATACGTATAGATACATGGAGAGCAGCATTCTTGATATTCCAGAATCAGGTTCTTTAGACTTCGTGGAACCCTGCCATGAGTATAAAGGTTTCACCAATACAACAGATGAAACTAAAATGAGCAAGTTCACTGATGAGGTTATTCGCTTCGCAGCTGCCTGCATGAATAGCCGCACCAATGGCACCATACATTTTGGTATAGGGGACAAGCCAGAGTTCACCCATGGTCAAGTGTTGGGGGTGGCTGTTGAGGACAAAGAGGCTTatctaaataaactaaaatatgcCATTGATGGCTGTTTTGAGTATGAAGACAAACAGGCTGCTCAAATGTGCATCAGACCTCCTCGATTTGTTGGTGTTCTCAATAAGAATATGACATCATCTGAAAAATATGTGATAGAAGTAGACGTAGTTCCTGAGTCTGTGATCTGTGAAAGAAACACCTATCACACCTTCAACATGGACACAAAAAAAGCCAAGAAAAAAGCAAGAGGTAGAGaagcagacaaaacagaaacaacaccCTCAGAACAATTCTTTGTCCGAGATGGCGGTAGCAGCAGGAATCTCCTCACAACAACCACATCTGCCAAACCCATGGAAGAGTACAACCAGTTTGTTGGCAGTGTGGCACAACGATCACAACTCCGAAAACAAGCCGAAGAGAAGCACCTCAGTGTGATAAAAAGCAGTAATCAAGGCAATAGATTAAGTCAGATGATAACTGGTGGATCCCTCTCTTTAGACAAGTCACACTTTGAGTGTTATGTAATAGTAACTAACAAGTCACATTCAATCCAGTTGGAATCACTGGGATTTCTTGTAGAACTCAACCCAACAGTGGTTTTGGACTTTGATCCAGAATCAGCTGAATGTGGATTGCAGAGGCACTTTGAACAGCAGAGTACAGTAAGTGTCCATTTACCAGCACAGTATAAAATCACAGAGGGTGTTGAGGACATTGCAAACAAGTTGAAATTGACTCGAAACACCAGCTGGGTATTCTGCAATGGCGGTATCAAGGATGAGTCACCTTCAACTATAGATGAGTGGTTGATGGACAAGGGAACCCCCATTCGAGATGTGATTTCATTCTTGTGCCGGAAAGATGTGCTTCCAAACAAGAGATTCcttgttattttcttacttttgtcAACAGTTAGTGAGCAGATGGACCCTCTTGTTGAGACTTTCAGTACATTCTCGCAGGAGCTCAGAGGCACAGAGCAAATCCTTTGTATCTGTGACAATGAAAAAGCATTTACGTCCTGGAAGGACCTAATTAAGGCTCGCTGTGGAATTGACATCTCTGATAAATGCATATATGACCTCAACTTTGCTGAAGTCAATGGCACTATCCTTAGTCTTTTGTCAAAAAATCGTAGATCCAGCCGATTCCTACCCTGTGGTGGGGGAAGCCAAGTGCTTCTGGAGAAGAAAGTGGAGCGTAGCCTGAGTACCTTAGAGATCCTTTGCATGAACCAATGTGAAGGAGGAAATGAGGACAAAATTGCTATTGAGAATTTCTATGAAGGAGGAAAAGTGTCCTTGTGGAATTTCTATTTCTCAGAGCAGCCTGGATCCACACCGTTCATTAAACGGGACAAGTTTGATTTCATAATGAATGCAGTGATACCAGATTTGTGCTCCCTGAGAAAAGCCTGTGTGTTGTTCAACCTCATACATGTACCTGGATGTGGTGGGACAACTTTGGCCATGCATATGTTATGGGCTCTCCGGTCCAGATACCGTTGTGCGGTCCTTAGAGACAGCAACGCAGACTTTGCTGAAGTAGCCAAGCAAGTGGTAAAACTTTCAATGTATCACCGTGAGGAGCAATTACCAAGGGCTCCTGTTTTACTGATGATAGATGACTTTGATGATATGAAAAAAGTGAATCACTTGCAGAAACTCATTGAAAAAGAATGTGTGAagaaagacattcagtttaagTCTGCACAGGTAATTCTCCTCAACTGCATGAGGTCAGAGTCCTCTGAACTGACTGAATCAACTGTAAACACTGTGTTCATTGGAAATAAGCTGTCTGAAGTGGAGCAGAAACACTTTTTGAATGCTGAAACGTTTTATGGTTTCATGTTCAATAAGGTTAACTTAAATCCGGAGTATATTCAGGGTGTGGTCCAGAACACCCTTAAGAACTTTAACAAGAACGAGAAACATGCACAACTCCTGGCTGTTTTAACTTTATTGAATGTATATGGCAATGGtgcctctctctccagctccatTTGTCACAAATTTCTTGGTCTACAACCTACACCAGTTTGTGGAACTGACAGAGTTGAAGAAAGATTTGGGAAATTTTCCACTTTAATTGCCAGCAGAGAAGTTAAGGGTAAGGGTAGTATACAAGGTTGTGGAAATTATCGATCCAAGTTTTGCGCAGTACTGTTTGCAGGAAATTACATCAACTCACAGGATGACAATAGTTGA
- the LOC137192330 gene encoding sterile alpha motif domain-containing protein 9-like produces MADQGEKKSQEEDLSPDIKDWSKHQVREWALKLNGVDEGVAEILFLQDINGPSLLILETTDLHAMGVKFGPAKLIIHTRDELVKLKKEEPKSFRNQPGGPCKPYPFYRYHDTYRYMESSILDITESGASDFIEPCHEYKGFTNTTDETKMSKFTDEVIRFAAACMNSRTNGTIHFGIGDKPEFTHGQVLGVAVEDKEAYANELKSAIDGYFEYKHKQAAQMCIKPPRFVGVLNKNMTSSDKYVIEVDIVPESVICEENIYHTFNMDTKKAKKKARGREADKTETKPSKQFYVRDGGSSRNLLATTTSAKPMEEYNQFVGSVAQRSQLRKQAEEKHLSVIKSSNQGSRLSQMITGGSLSLDKSHFECYVIVTNKSHSIQLESLGFLVELNPTAVLDFDPESAECGLQKHFEQQSTVSVHLPAQYKITEGVEDIANKLKLTRNTSWVFCNGGIKDEAPSDLDEWLMDKGASIRDVISFLCRKDVLPNKRFLVIFLLLSTVSEKMDPLVETFSTFWQELRGTEQILCICDNEKAFTSWKDLIKARCGIDISGRCIYELNFAEVNGTVLSLLSKNRRSSRFLPCGGGSQVLLEKKVERSLSTIEILCMNQCEGGNEDKIAIEENFYKGGKVSWWNFYFSEQPGSTPFIKRDKFDFIMNAVIRDLCSLRKACVLFNLMHVPGCGGTTLAMHMLWALRDKFRCAVLRDSNADFAEVAEQVVKLLMYDHEEQLPRIPVLLMIDDFDDMEKVSDLQQLIEKECVKKDIQSKSAQVILLNCMRSESSELTESTGDTVFIGNKLSEMEQKQFEQKLVEIEKTHKNAETFYGFMIMKKNFKQEYIQGVVRNTLKSFNKNQKHAQLLAVLVLLNVYCKSASLSVSLCEEFLGLQPKPFCGTIKVEEGFGKFSTLIASSSVESKVVHKAVTMIHSSIASQCLQELTTTHTMSKAEITDLLLTTDKLYESTQGKDKLLQDVHHILVKRYYSVEEESQFSPLIQDIASETPGQEEMILLSASKRFDKDAVVSQLLARYYYLKKKDFSEAKFWARSARDLSKDSSYMADTSAQVIKHELKNAITNCKEEPITADKLNMFLKVAQSAIDAFKETQSLAKKESIQRLQSKMDNCPFNTSGCLGEIQVGVLLIEVLGKTPVFSSENVRHDIMSGVLSGDIKLQDVERCDQRNTKHRTHYIILRQFEDVLYNLKYRMKMNFDFLDNFYVNLGSRSGMKDSREQVAQNELFRCFKQYANLFCKTDSTSFLKNKTMCTMLQLLEARQFLEKQKADTYSGILNYLSNDTSAEKLEKIVRMYDFVGASQTVKEKINYIYVNVVLSRIKLESTRIQRYPKLIDLLDKVLREQIPLSENLPLLFIAVVLLWPQENCPVCRSLGKYILQMRTSYHTEMKEVYIAKRPIVHFFLGKKRGYERLVHLGEIKRCSMAEEGQFISMWENGKLWKEKKVEELLCRVTGEVKGKFILADTCTPDLKVEVTPMFQSQLSGYAEGSKVSFLIGFSMRGPLALDIN; encoded by the exons ATGGCAGATCAAGGGGAAAAGAAG AGTCAGGAGGAGGACCTGTCACCTGACATTAAGGATTGGAGTAAACATCAAGTGAGAGAATGGGCTCTGAAGTTGAATGGTGTGGATGAAGGAGTTGCAGAAATACTATTTCTGCAGGACATTAATGGGCCTAGTCTTTTGATTTTAGAAACAACAGACTTACATGCAATGGGTGTGAAATTTGGACCTGCAAAACTTATCATTCATACCAGAGATGAGTTAGTGAAGTTAAAGAAAGAGGAACCAAAAAGTTTTAGAAACCAACCTGGAGGACCCTGCAAGCCCTATCCATTTTATAGGTACCATGATACGTATAGATACATGGAGAGCAGCATTCTTGATATTACAGAATCAGGTGCCTCAGACTTCATTGAACCCTGCCATGAGTATAAAGGTTTTACCAATACAACAGATGAAACTAAAATGAGCAAGTTCACTGATGAGGTTATTCGCTTCGCAGCTGCCTGCATGAATAGCCGCACCAATGGCACCATACATTTTGGTATAGGGGACAAGCCAGAGTTCACCCATGGTCAAGTGTTGGGAGTGGCTGTTGAGGACAAAGAGGCTTATGCAAATGAACTAAAATCTGCCATTGATGGCTATTTTGagtataaacacaaacaggctGCACAAATGTGCATCAAACCTCCTCGATTTGTTGGTGTTCTCAATAAGAATATGACATCATCTGACAAATATGTGATTGAAGTAGACATAGTTCCCGAGTCTGTGATCTGTGAAGAAAACATCTATCACACCTTCAACATGGACACAAAAAAAGCCAAGAAAAAAGCAAGAGGTAGAGAAGCAGACAAGACTGAAACAAAACCCTCAAAACAATTCTATGTCCGAGATGGCGGTAGCAGCAGGAATCTCCTCGCAACAACCACATCTGCCAAACCCATGGAAGAGTACAACCAGTTTGTTGGCAGTGTGGCACAACGATCACAACTCCGAAAACAAGCTGAAGAGAAGCACCTCAGTGTGATAAAAAGCAGTAATCAAGGCTCTAGATTAAGTCAGATGATAACTGGTGGATCCCTCTCTTTAGACAAGTCACACTTTGAGTGTTATGTAATAGTAACTAACAAGTCACATTCAATCCAGTTGGAATCACTGGGATTTCTTGTAGAACTCAACCCAACAGCTGTTTTGGACTTTGATCCAGAATCAGCTGAATGTGGATTGCAGAAGCACTTTGAACAGCAGAGTACAGTAAGTGTCCATTTACCAGCACAGTATAAAATCACAGAGGGTGTTGAGGACATTGCAAACAAGTTGAAATTGACTCGAAACACCAGCTGGGTATTCTGCAATGGCGGTATCAAGGATGAGGCACCATCAGATTTAGATGAGTGGTTGATGGACAAGGGAGCCTCCATTCGAGATGTGATTTCATTCTTGTGCCGGAAAGATGTGCTTCCAAACAAGAGATTCCTTGtcattttcttacttttgtcAACAGTTAGTGAGAAGATGGACCCACTTGTTGAGACTTTCAGTACATTCTGGCAGGAACTCAGAGGCACAGAGCAAATCCTTTGTATCTGTGACAATGAAAAAGCATTTACGTCCTGGAAGGACCTAATTAAGGCTCGCTGCGGAATTGACATCTCTGGTAGATGCATATATGAGCTCAACTTTGCTGAAGTCAATGGCACTGTCCTTAGTCTTTTGTCAAAAAATCGTAGATCCAGCCGATTCCTACCCTGTGGTGGGGGAAGCCAAGTGCTTCTTGAGAAGAAAGTGGAGCGTAGCCTGAGTACCATAGAGATCCTATGCATGAACCAATGTGAAGGAGGAAATGAGGACAAAATTGCTATTGAGGAGAACTTCTACAAAGGAGGAAAAGTGTCCTGGTGGAATTTCTATTTCTCAGAGCAGCCTGGATCCACACCGTTCATTAAACGAGACAAGTTTGACTTCATAATGAACGCAGTGATACGAGATTTGTGCTCCCTGAGAAAAGCCTGTGTGTTGTTCAACCTCATGCATGTACCTGGATGTGGTGGGACAACTTTGGCCATGCACATGTTATGGGCTCTCCGGGACAAATTCCGTTGTGCGGTCCTTAGAGACAGCAACGCAGACTTTGCTGAAGTAGCTGAGCAAGTGGTAAAACTTTTAATGTATGACCATGAGGAGCAATTACCACGGATCCCTGTTTTGCTGATGATAGATGACTTTGATGATATGGAAAAAGTGAGTGACTTGCAGCAACTCATTGAAAAAGAATGTGTGAAGAAAGACATTCAATCTAAGTCTGCACAGGTAATTCTCCTCAACTGCATGAGGTCAGAGTCTTCTGAACTGACTGAATCAACTGGAGACACCGTGTTCATTGGAAATAAGCTGTCtgaaatggagcagaaacagTTTGAGCAAAAACTTGTAGAAatagagaaaacacacaagaatGCTGAAACTTTCTATGGTTTCATGATCATGAAGAAGAACTTTAAACAAGAGTATATTCAGGGTGTGGTCCGCAATACCCTGAAGAGCTTCAACAAGAATCAGAAACATGCACAACTCCTGGCTGTTTTAGTTCTGTTGAATGTGTACTGCAAgagtgcctctctctctgtctctctgtgtgaggAATTCCTTGGTCTACAACCCAAACCATTTTGTGGAACCATCAAAGTTGAAGAAGGATTTGGGAAATTTTCCACTTTGATTGCCAGCAGCTCAGTTGAGAGTAAGGTTGTACACAAGGCTGTGACAATGATCCATTCAAGTATTGCAAGTCAGTGTTTGCAGGAACttacaacaacacacaccaTGAGCAAAGCTGAGATTACCGACCTTCTGCTGACCACAGACAAGCTTTATGAAAGCACACAAGGCAAAGACAAACTCCTGCAAGATGTTCACCACATTTTGGTGAAGAGATATTATTCAGTGGAGGAGGAATCTCAGTTCTCTCCACTAATTCAAGACATCGCAAGTGAAACGCCAGGACAAGAAGAGATGATACTGTTGAGTGCATCAAAAAGATTTGACAAAGATGCCGTCGTCTCTCAGTTACTAGCCAGGTATTATTACCTGAAAAAGAAGGATTTCTCAGAGGCAAAATTTTGGGCACGCAGTGCAAGAGATCTTTCCAAAGATAGCTCATACATGGCAGACACATCAGCACAAGTTATCAAGCATGAACTGAAGAATGCTATTACAAACTGCAAGGAAGAGCCTATTACTGCTGACAAGTTGAACATGTTTCTCAAAGTGGCTCAGTCAGCAATAGATGCATTCAAGGAAACACAGAGCCTTGCAAAGAAAGAGTCAATTCAGCGACTACAATCCAAGATGGACAACTGCCCTTTTAATACATCAGGGTGCCTGGGAGAAATTCAGGTAGGAGTACTTCTCATTGAAGTACTGGGAAAGACACCTGTATTTTCCTCAGAAAATGTCCGCCATGACATCATGAGTGGGGTTCTATCTGGAGATATTAAACTTCAGGATGTAGAGAGATGTGATCAAAGGAATACCAAACACAGGACTCACTACATCATTCTCAGACAGTTTGAGGATGTACTTTACAACCTCAAATATAGGATGAAGATGAACTTCGACTTCCTTGACAATTTCTACGTGAACTTGGGTTCCAGATCTGGGATGAAAGACAGTCGGGAGCAAGTAGCCCAAAATGAGCTTTTCAGATGTTTCAAACAGTATGCAAATCTTTTCTGCAAGACAGATTCCACATCTTTTTTGAAGAATAAAACCATGTGTACAATGCTGCAACTACTGGAAGCAAGACAATTCCTGGAGAAGCAAAAAGCTGATACCTACTCTGGGATTCTGAATTATCTCTCAAATGACACCTCAGCTGAAAAGTTGGAGAAGATTGTCAGAATGTATGATTTTGTTGGTGCATCTCAGACTGTGAAGGAGAAGATCAACTACAtctatgtcaatgttgtgttgaGTCGTATCAAACTGGAATCAACACGCATTCAGCGATACCCGAAACTAATTGATCTCCTTGACAAAGTTTTGCGTGAGCAAATTCCATTAAGTGAAAATCTGCCGCTGCTGTTCATTGCAGTTGTGCTGTTGTGGCCACAGGAGAATTGCCCAGTATGTAGAAGTTTAGGGAAGTACATCTT